A single region of the Legionella oakridgensis ATCC 33761 = DSM 21215 genome encodes:
- the prmB gene encoding 50S ribosomal protein L3 N(5)-glutamine methyltransferase: MVVSFSSATHDFQTILDFLRFGLSRAHAEALYYGHGTDNAWDDMHALVLGSLSLPFDVDRMLLQARLTNEEKAMLCRQLERRITERVPVPYLTHKAYFCDLEFYVDERVLIPRSPIAELIRYQFSPWVTEEKVVRILDLCTGSGCIAIACCYAFPDALVDAVDISSDALDVAKINCERHGVQDILTLIQSDCFENVPYETYDLIVSNPPYVGHEEMETLPAEYRHEPTLALETENNGLAIVEKILRHAHAYLSDQGILVVEVGNSEEALIAAYPDVPFTWLEFERGGQGVFLLTKEQLTEHFATV, encoded by the coding sequence ATGGTTGTTTCTTTTTCCTCTGCAACGCATGATTTTCAAACCATCCTTGATTTTTTACGGTTTGGTTTGTCTAGGGCTCATGCGGAAGCGTTATATTATGGGCATGGGACCGATAATGCTTGGGATGATATGCATGCTTTAGTGCTTGGCAGTTTGTCATTGCCTTTTGATGTGGATCGCATGCTGTTGCAAGCGAGATTGACCAATGAGGAAAAAGCAATGTTATGCCGGCAGCTGGAACGGCGGATTACCGAGCGTGTACCAGTGCCTTATTTAACACATAAAGCCTATTTTTGCGATTTGGAATTTTATGTGGATGAACGGGTTCTTATTCCTCGCTCTCCAATTGCTGAATTGATTCGTTATCAGTTTTCTCCGTGGGTTACAGAGGAAAAAGTAGTGCGAATTCTTGATTTATGTACTGGAAGCGGATGCATTGCCATTGCCTGTTGCTATGCATTTCCAGATGCTTTAGTCGATGCGGTGGATATTTCTTCCGACGCTTTGGATGTAGCGAAGATTAATTGTGAACGCCATGGCGTTCAGGATATTTTGACGTTGATTCAATCGGATTGCTTTGAAAATGTGCCCTATGAAACGTATGATTTAATTGTAAGCAATCCTCCCTACGTAGGCCATGAAGAAATGGAGACGTTACCTGCTGAATATCGACATGAACCAACACTGGCATTGGAAACAGAAAATAATGGTTTGGCAATTGTTGAAAAAATTCTTCGTCACGCGCATGCTTATTTAAGTGATCAGGGTATTTTGGTGGTGGAAGTAGGTAATAGCGAGGAAGCATTAATTGCTGCCTATCCTGATGTTCCTTTCACTTGGCTTGAATTCGAACGGGGCGGGCAAGGGGTTTTTTTACTGACGAAAGAGCAATTAACAGAGCATTTTGCAACCGTATGA
- a CDS encoding aspartate-semialdehyde dehydrogenase gives MSRKLNIAVVGATGAVGETLLAVLQERRFPVANLYPLASARSVGKTVEYEGQVLDVEDLANFDFTDADIALFSAGSSVSKEYAPIAAAAGCVVVDNTSCFRYDDDIPLVVPEVNAHRIAEYTHRGIIANPNCSTIQMVVALKPLHDAVGIARINVATYQAVSGTGKKAIHELTTQLGELLNGRPIKPSVYPQQIAFNVLPHIDEFQDNGYTREEMKMVWETRKILEDDSILVNPTTVRVPVLYGHSEAIHLELKSPLSAEDARQLLANAPGVKVVDNPAKLQYPTPMKHAAGHDEVFVGRIRQDISHPNGLNLWVVADNIRKGAATNAVQIAEILQQEYL, from the coding sequence ATGAGTAGAAAATTAAACATAGCGGTGGTTGGTGCAACCGGTGCAGTGGGCGAAACACTGCTTGCGGTTTTGCAAGAGCGTCGTTTCCCTGTGGCTAATCTTTATCCTTTGGCCAGTGCACGTTCTGTTGGCAAAACGGTGGAGTATGAGGGGCAAGTGCTGGATGTAGAAGATTTGGCCAATTTTGATTTTACAGACGCGGACATTGCTTTATTTTCAGCAGGCAGCTCTGTATCGAAAGAATATGCACCGATTGCCGCTGCTGCCGGCTGTGTGGTCGTGGATAATACCTCATGCTTTCGTTATGATGACGATATCCCACTGGTTGTGCCTGAAGTCAATGCTCACCGTATTGCAGAATATACTCACCGTGGCATTATTGCCAATCCAAATTGTTCAACCATTCAAATGGTGGTGGCGTTAAAACCGTTGCATGATGCAGTTGGTATAGCCCGTATTAATGTGGCTACTTATCAAGCTGTTTCTGGTACGGGTAAAAAGGCCATTCATGAGTTGACAACGCAGCTTGGCGAATTATTAAATGGTCGACCCATCAAACCATCGGTTTATCCACAACAAATTGCGTTTAATGTTTTACCTCATATTGATGAATTCCAGGATAATGGTTATACCCGTGAAGAAATGAAAATGGTTTGGGAAACACGGAAAATTCTGGAGGATGATAGCATACTCGTCAATCCAACGACGGTTCGTGTGCCGGTTTTATATGGTCATTCGGAAGCTATCCATCTTGAGTTAAAGTCACCTTTGAGTGCTGAAGACGCTCGCCAACTGCTTGCAAATGCTCCTGGTGTCAAAGTGGTGGATAATCCAGCCAAATTGCAATATCCAACGCCAATGAAGCATGCTGCTGGCCATGATGAGGTGTTTGTTGGTCGTATTCGTCAAGATATATCCCATCCCAATGGTTTAAATTTATGGGTTGTGGCGGACAATATTCGTAAAGGTGCTGCGACGAATGCAGTGCAAATAGCAGAAATTCTGCAACAAGAATATTTATGA